From the Limanda limanda chromosome 7, fLimLim1.1, whole genome shotgun sequence genome, the window ACGGTTTGCCCGCAATCATGCGTTGACATCTTTGGTCAGGAGAGGGCGCCGCTGTTGATAACTTTTCGCCCAGCCTTGAACAACCTGAGAACACAAGATGTAGAATGAAGCAGTTTAGTTCAGCCCAGTCGTGTTTTAAAAGTCATAACACAAGTGCTAAATTGTTTTTCGGGGAGAATGTAAAAAGCTGTTGTGACTGTAAAGGGTCAATCCACCTTataaacccacaaacacacaccgcaCTTATTCCCAATTATgggcaaacacacaactacactAACTCAAAAGCAACACTAGGAACCCTTCATCTGAACTACCTTCTATAAAAGAAAGAGTCCCAGTGAAAATAGTGAAGTGTTGTAGTCTGTGGATTCTCCTCAGAACccaggacacagagacaagTCGTTTTTGAAGTTTTATctacaacaaattaaattaaattcacttcctgtgttggaagctgcagcagcagaaatctAAGGGACTTAAATCACAAAAGCTCACAAGATTAAACCAATTTCTAGTTTCAGTTCTAACTATAACTATTCAGTAACAGCCTCTTAAATTAATGCATAACTTGATTAATGTCACATTTTCACAAACATGGAGTAAAATAGAATAAGCTGCTTATGCCTGTAAACGTTGCCACCTAGTGTTTCACATGGCTCGGTGCATTGTTTTTAACCATAATTAGCCTGTTCGGTAATTGAATTCGGTTTCTTTGCTGCCGCGGACATCTATTTTTATTCCGGCCTTTGCTAAACTTGATTTCTTGTTCCAACAATTGTGAGTGAGAAGAAAACTCTGTGTTAAGTGAAGAAACTAACTTATCACTGAAGAGATCTTAGAAACAAGTCACCAACTGCTAATGTGAGGTTTGCACATGAAAAGGGAAGTGAAACGTTTCTACTATACTACTACTTTTTTGTAGATATGTTCCTCTGTGAAACAGGAAGCAACTAAAAAGAGGAACTCCTGTTCTGTTCGAGTGAAGGATGAGAGCAAAGACAAAGAAACTGTCAACGTGTCTTTCACTCTTTGTGAAAAATGTGGTCAGACACAACTGGAAATACCACTTTCGACCTAGAAAAAAGTTCAGTAGAAGAAAGACACTCTTTAAGCTTGAAAACCGATGTTGCTTCGTACCCGTGTGTCTTCTTCTTTCCACAACATCTCCTGCTCGACTTCATTCAGCTCCTCTGAAGGATCGTACGTGTAAACCGGTAACAGCTGATGACGGAGTCGGTCCATCCTGAGGGACACAAACCaaggaaaatcaaacaaacaagtcaCGAAACGCACTGAGTAACGCAATCATGTTATCACCTAAAGCTCTGTGAGGAAATCAATGAGTAGATTAAGAGACTTGCCTTCTTTTCTTTCGGATATACATGATCTGAAAGAGACAAAACGAAGAGCTTGGCATTAATTGTGTAGAAATAGGTTTATCTGTTTGGGCTTGGGTTTTCCCATGTTAGTGGGATTGTTTCCACTGAAatattgttttcacagcttTTCAACTTTGTGGAAGTTGACCTGCGACCTCCAGCTGATAATGTTTATTATCACATTATTACtacttttatttcctttaagtTCGAACTTTAAGACTAGATTGAAATTATggttttaatttcttctttgtGAGCGGAGAATGACTTGAGACACACTTTTACAAATCTGAAGTGGATCAGCCGTGTGTTATACCTCTGCACTGTGTTTGCAAATGGAATATAATGATATACACTGAATCAGAGTTATTCTCAATGTACGTGTGCAAACATGTATTTACTGTGTGCTAATAGAATTATAATAGCTATAACTGTATGatcatcatatcatatcatattatgttacactgcattacattgcatattgcaatctgacactgttcactgttttgcatttagcattacactttttacttcactttttatatcttttatatatttttattcagaagtgtttatgtcaaaataaatgttactttgtataaatattggtaaaaagtgagtaaataagaagtatacagtgagtaaatatatactggtttcctattttttattgctctcctatgtatgttgtatttattgcgtttttatgtttctatgttcattgtatgcaccattaaccagagcaaattccttgtatgtgtaaacgtacttggcaataaaatacttctgattctgatgagaCAATAGCAACAGGACAACAAGCTATTAGATCAGATGGAATAGTGACCAGAGGACAAATCTAATATCGATCAATGAAATCGACCACATGTTGCATTGCACTTTAGGAACATGATACTATGATAATTATTCAATTTGTTATGGGCCCGTCCAACCACTTACCACAGCCGCAACTATCCCAATGATGGTGATGAGGAAGAATGGCACCAACACGTAGCTGGCCGACACGTTCCCATCCACGGTGTGGGGGGGCTGCGTGGTGCTGTTCATTGCATAGGTTCAGGCCCGGGTTGTGGGGGGGACACACTGGGGGGGGCTGCAGCAGCGGATGACACTGTGCAGCTGTTGAATCCTTGGGCTGCCCCCTCGTTGTTTACGCCTCATCCTCGTCGCTCATGTGACTCCCACATGGTTCTCACCAGCCCTCCCTCCCCCCGTTTGAACAGCGAGGAATCTGAAGGGACAGAAATCTGCACAGTTAACAACAAAAGGGTCAAACAGCGGAGGGAGTAAGTGACATTGAAGGGACAGCCAGGATGTTGTCGACCTGGCAGCCATCATTCAAACCTCACAAATCACTGTCACGCTGcaggtttgtgttgttgtgttgtgttgtgttgttctgctgctgcaatcTCAATGGGTTGTGGTATTTTACTTTCCACACTACCCACAGTTCccagtccccccccaccccaattATGTCAAACAGAAGCCATGAGATCAGCACATTGACAGCTACATAAACACTAGCAGCTGTTAGCATCGGCCGGTGACGCAGCCGGACGAGTTGTCCTGTTACACCGCACCACCAGGACGCGTCACACTCCCCGAGGGGATGgtgtcccctgtcccctgtcccctgtgTTAAGTGTCAGTAAAGTGTCTCACTCACTGTCTGTTGAGCGGAGTCTCGACcggagagatgatgatgatgatgcgaGTCACAGGAAGTAgcgcctcctccagctcctgcagaaaGACACAGCACTTCCGGCCCCGGCCCTTCACAATAAGAGAGACACCGCGAAAACTACGGAAGCTCGATGAGTTCatatgagaaaagaaagaaaaaaaacaccacagtaATAAAAGCAGTCACCAGATGCAGAGGGTTTATATTGTTTCATCAGCTGCTCCtgtttttttatgctttttacTACATGATAAAAGAACACACCCATGGGTTTGTTGGTGGAGAGTGTCATGAATGGAGTACAACAATACCAGCTAGATACTAAACTAGAAATACTATCATGAAATACTATAATGAAATACTATAATACCActataaatatcaatatatcaTTTGATCCGGTTCATCTATCCTCTCTTCTATCCAGCCTTTCCTTCCTTTCTGCATTTCAGTGGATCGGAATGTtaattttagaatataggaTATGATGTTGAGTATCCCTTGTACGTTTTAAGATTTACTGTTACCGACTTCCCTCAGAAGTTGGCCACTGTTAGTGGCCACCAACATAATATCAGTTGTTCACCTTATCGTCATCGAGTGTTTTGGGTTTCTTACCAATGATACGGgcccgaacttgagggtacactgaggttAAAGGTGAATCTGACTGCAGGTGACTGGCTTGTAGGTCAGCACTATGAAAGTCATGTGGCCGCTCAGttgatcagacatcattacctctttGCCTTTGTATACTTAAACATCATAGGACAAGAGGAGAGTAACTCTTTTATGTTCCTTTGCACTAATTAATACCTACCACCAGTTGACGTCATCAGATCTCAGTGACCAACAGCAGGTGTTAGCGACAAATCTTCAGTTTTGTACCTTAATGTCATCATAACAAATATCTTCTCTCACAGCAACTTCAGTGTCGCACAATATTTTAACCACATTTTCAAACGTGAgtttaaaaacataacaataGTTTTTGTTTATGGCAGATCtgatattgtttttaatatgaaTGGCTAAATTGTTAAAATCTTTACACAAGCAGGCTGTCAGATCATattaaaatatactttattgtccCGATGGGGAAATTCTTATCGGGCCAAAGtgccacagcagctgcagaacagaacattgtgtaacaacaacaatactcaAGGACATATCACGTAAGACCCAGAACAATAAAGCAGAATAAAAGTGAGTAGAATATTGCACCTGCCCTAAAACATCTTAAAACGATAAAACACTAAAATGACAAACGCATTTcataaaaacagaatattttTCAAAGTAGTGAAGAGAAATGCATGTCATCCTGTCCACTGTGTTTACTCCAGTTTTAAGTTGTGTGCTGTCAGTCCGTCGCCACAAGATGTCACTACACTCCCGTGTGTCAACATGGAAAGTTAGATTGTGTAGCAACAAGATAAATCTGAGTGTTTTCACATAGAACTTAGATTACAAATTGTAAAagcaaaaacagaagaaataaaaataaatttaaaagtTTGACGtagagaataaaaacataaaaagtaagtattaaatatataaaagagtgaaagtgaaaggaGTGCAGTTAAAGGATGtagtaaatatttgatttattaaaagGCCCTGGCAAACACAGAAGTCTTCAGCACTGATTTAAAcaagatgaaaacatcactgagGGTAAAATGTGTCATTTCCAATAACCATGTTCACTTTGTCTAATCATTTAAAACAGTAGGATCACAATATATGGGGCATTGCATAGAAATGATTTCAGTTTATCAAAAACTTTTAATATAGACAAGGTAATGTTAGTGAGTataatatagtgtgtgtgtgtgtgtgtgtgtgtgtgtgtgtatgtgtgtttaatcCTTTGATATTGAATATATGTGTTGTAGAGTGATGTATAGTGATCAAATACAATGTCTATACTTTGAAGCTGCTTTCATGAAATCATTGGCACAACATGTATTGAATCAGACCAAAATTAGCATCATGCACTTAATCTTCTTCAAGACATTTTCTCCTCCACGATCTCGCCTCCACAGAACCAAACacctcatctcctccctctgtgttggACGTCCAGTGAGTTTGTCACTGGCTCCACTGACGTATGAAGGGACCAGTAGTGACACAGAGATGTTTGGTGATTCTTTACTTCAGTGTTACTGGTGGATAagatcattttctctgtttgtccACATTTTAAAAGGGTTGTGATTGCACTGGTCCATGAAGCACAAAGGCAGATGGTGTTGTTTGTGCATTTAATACAAAGTGCACTCGAAAGGGGAAGGCTAATGGAAAGAGGCTGCACTGTGAGCGTGCCCTGGCTGGcgattgtgtttgtgcacaaaaCAGCAGACATGTCATTTCTTTTTGCCATCTGTTCATTGGCTAATAAAGACAAGATGTTAATAGTATATTACGAAATGATGAGGAGCTCTAAATTGAATCTTATTTGCCTATTTGACAGAGTAGGAGCCAAAATATGCATTGAGTATTTGGTGTTTATGGATATGATCAGCACAGATAACGGTATTGAGTTCACAAGCTCAGAGGATTTCATTACCTGACTCTATTAACCCAGAACAGTGTCCAGCTTTTTCTTCCTCACCTATTAGCGGCATGGTCACTACTCGCTGTGCAatgcttttttatttacttccaccaaggaggttctgttttcaccatttctttgtgggtttgtttgtttgtttgtgtgaaagatTACACAAAACGCTAGTGAAAGGACacagtatgggtcagggaaaatgttggtgcggatccaaatcAGTGTGTCTATACATCTCGGTATTTTCACTGATTtatagagaataattcatggatcttgatattCAAGAATCACGCATATTTAGCACAGtgatttatatatgtgtgtgcaatTAAGTGCAGGTTAATTGAATTTAAGGCAGCTATTGGGCCTTGCCAGATATACGCTCTGCTCAGTGCCTTTCTAGCTAATGTCATATTTCGTCATTTAGAGAAAACGTAAGAAACATAAGAAGTATGAGCTGAATCGCTTCCTTAGATGAACCTGGAACAGAGCATCTACATAACATGATGCTGGGCAGCCAGAGGACAAAAACACCACCTCCCCTGCAGTGTAGTGCAATGTGGACGTGATTGACAAGAGGAGAGGGTCCGCCCACTCTTACCACCCTCTCTCCTCATTGGTTGGAAAGTGGAAGTCACATTTGGGACTCCCACTCCATTACAGAAACTCCCATAATGTTTCAAATATTATCTAATCtctatattttttcaaaaacaaacatcttccAATATCCACTGAACCAAATATCAAAAGAATTCCCTCTCATTTATCAAGCTGATGAAAACCTACAAGAATCCAACCGACCCACTCGCAcctgcacatgtgcacacatctggcacagccccccctccctcccctaaGCTCATGTGGTTACTGTTGTGAGGTGGGGATTTAGAAGCAGCTTCCCAGCAGCATCCTgctcagcctccctctctctctctctctctcaccctgcaGCCCTTGCTCTGTCGTCCATTGAAAGGAAATCGCTGGGCCATCCCCCCGGACGCGCGCCTGTGCCGTGGAGCTCCCCCCCCGCTGCGCGCATCGTGATCTGGTGGAAGCAGAGAGACGCGCACGGACTCGCAGGGTCACCTTCTGTCGCTGCAAAGGGGGAAATACCGAGTTATTTGCAGCGCAAGTGAACCtcggtggcagcagcagcatctctggTGAGTCCTgcctgtatgtgtttgtgtgtgtgtgtgagtgtgtgttttggatgaagaggagctgaGCATCCTTTGAGTAAAAGGGCGACGCAGGGATGGAGAAACCTCGCTATCACCTCCCATCGTTTGATGAATGTCTCTTGCTGCATGCGGATCCCTACAAACACATAACTACAGatccaccagctcctctccaTCATGCATGCGTCATTCTGATCTGCTGTGCCGCTGTTTGCGGATGCGCCAAGGGTGAAGAGGACTATCTTGCATCATCCCCAGGATTAATACGAGAGGCTTGAGCTTGTGCAACTATCTGAATGAGCCGTTTAGTTCGGTTCTGCACTAATGGGTTTTTACTTCCTCCGGATGATGCAGGGTGTTGTTTTACCCCCCCTGTGCATCCTTCGATGAACACATTTGACCTCAGCACTCAAATCCTATGCAGCTTGTTTATCTGCACAACAACATATTATGTGcagaacccccccacccccctctcagCACAGAAATGACAGGAGGCTGTTGCCAGGTAAAGTGCACTACAGTGGATGGAGGTGGtgccattttattttatgtccaCTGCCATGCGTCAAACTGGTAAACAACACAATGTGAACAACACGTCGAGCAAACATGTCACCGTGATCACTTTCTATGCTTTTCGTCGATATAAGAGTCAGTCGTctccttgttgtgtgtgtgtgtgtgtgtgtgtgcgtgagcgtTCACTCGGTGCAATGGACGCGAATGCAAATGAGAGCACTCAGCTCTGACGTTATGTAATTGGTTGTCACAGCAGAGCGATGAGCCATCTCCGGCGtcattgtgtgttgttgtgtgttttttttctttttctacgAACAGAGGAGGAGCATCCTGGTCTCCTTCATGGGATTAGGGTGCATGTGGTCGTTTAATCATTCATCAAATCTGAAATGCATCCAGGCTTTCAGCTGAGGATTCACACTGAGCCCCATTTGAGAGCAGAgatgttgtggtggtggtgggtgatgatggtgatgaggaggaggaggaggaggaggaggaggaggaggaggaggaagaggaggaagaggaggaggagggttgtgATGGAGGCTGGAGCATCACTCCTCCAAACCATGCAGCTCCTGTCCTCTAAGAACCagcctgtaaacacacagcctctctcctcagctctgtttgtgtttatatccTCTGTTGCTCTCTGTGATGAAGGTGGCATCCAGCAGGTGACTGGTCCCAGTTCCCTGTGCTGGTTTGTTATGAGCTCCCTCCGTGGAGCTGCATCCAGTGAAGAGCACGTCTGTCAGCAGCCAAGGTGCCCCCCAAGAGAGCCCGACACATGCagggctgcagagaggagacgaTGATACGTCCTCGGGGACGGGGACGGGAGGTGGGGGTAATCCAATTGTGTCGCGGAGAGACGAGAGTTAAAGAGCACCTCCTATTTATTAGCagcctcctcactcctcaccgTGCAGTCAAAATGGTCTCGCCAGGAACTCCTTCACATGTCAACCTGGAGGCAGAATCTGTCTATTCCATGCATTGTTCAGAATTCTTTCCAGTATTTTGCATAGTTCATCCGTGCATTCACCCGAAGCTCAAACGTTTTGTTGCTCGTATGTCTGAAAAGGCTTTTAAGTGTCTTCAGAGAAATGAGTGGTTGTGATCTCTGTCCTCAAGTTGTGGCCTCGGGAGCAGTGTGTCTCCCCTCTCACTTCATTTGAAGGATTTTACGAGGAGTAAGAGGCGATAGTTTACTGTATTTGGCACGAAAAACGAGGAGTAAACATcatgttgtgttgcagtaaaaTAGTAATTTATTTCTGTCCAAACCATTCATCTTCAGATTTACCCCCAAACTGGGAAACACATCAGTATTACTGGGACTATAGATTTTGGGCCCTATAAGTGAGAATATTGATAGTTTGGTACCATCTGAAATGTGTCTATGGCCAACAATGAAAACCATGAGGCACCTGAAAGCTTCCATTGGTTGTGTATACAGGGTAGACGTATTGCTTCAGCCTACaaatttttgtatatatatatattgctctATTTACTATTCATTACCTATTACTTTATTGTTGTTTGCTCCATTATTTATGGAATACAAAAGAATATGTGATCCAAAATGAACAGAattgatgaatgaatggaaaatTGTCTAAACAAATCTAtcttacttataaataaatcaaacatttgccAGTGAAGTCCATTAAAAGtctaatatgaaatataaagtctagtaaagctgtgtgtgtttattcagcATCTTACTTTTTCCTATTTAGTTTTTTGAAGAGTTTCGTACATTCTGTAGCTTATTGGCTCGAATTCTTGAATTCAAATGTTGGCTGAAATATTCTGGGATCAAAGCCATAATATGATAATCTAACAGCATTACTTCCTGTtctgacttcctgtctctgtcagtctgtctttgCTTGTCTGAGTCCTTGAGAGACAAAGAGCTATTAATTAAATCACTAACTATtcatcccttctcctttgagaCTGCTGTTTCATTTCTGAAGCCACGAGTATGTCCACCCTGACTTCCTGTAGCGCCCGCAGTGCGTCCGCGGCGCCGCTCATCTCGTGTCTCCACGCTTgacttgatttgtttttttccatttgcgGTGCACAGGGCAGCGTCTTCCTGCTCAGGAGGTTTGTTAATTATGATTTTCACTGGTGTAACCACTGCTTTGACTCGCTGTTATCTTCAGCCTTTAATAGAATAGCTGTATGGTGAGTGTTTATCTACCACAGGGAATGTAGTGATATTAGATCTccagtaaaaataatagtaatagagTTAGGCTTCTTTTCTAATTGATTGTAGGTGTTTAATCAGCCTCAATTTGGTTTCCTTTGGACATAATAACTGATGAAGGAATAATGGGAGCATGATCCTTCATCCTATTTTAAATAGGTGCCATACTTCTGCCAAGTGAGCTAAACAAATTCAATGCTATTTGCATGTATTCttaattttatttcatataGTTTCAGAGCCCAAGggatcatttatttgttttcctgaTTTTCATTATCTTGGTCACACATttgagatgtttttaaaaatatatacagataAAGTGAGGGCGAGGAATAGTGTAGTTAAGTACAATAGTACAAcatgaatacagaaataaaatgttacaaatacatgtaaacaacatgaaaacaagaCCCAAATATAACAAACAACTCAAATACAAAACCTATCAAATCTGCAATACAGGTTATATAtgataagagaaaaaaaaagacatatatTACTGTAACAGAGAAAGGAAATAATATATGCTATAAAACCGCTCATTTTCATTATGAATTAAATATTGAAACAGCATTTCCGATTTTCTTTTTGTACGTGGACAATGACAGAGAGGTatcctttaaatgtgtgtttcctttCAAAGAAAACTGACCACGAGATGTTTTAAACGAAGGCAGATGAAGATAATAGCCTGTCtagattaataaatatatattagtaTATTACTACAATGAGGCAAATCTGAATTTGTACTTCTGACTatgaaaacaaactgcaaaCACTCCAAAAGACAGGGTTTGGTTATGATCTCATTCTCTCAATAGATTCCACATGGAGGGAGTGTGGTGTGTGGTT encodes:
- the smim29 gene encoding small integral membrane protein 29, with the protein product MNSTTQPPHTVDGNVSASYVLVPFFLITIIGIVAAVIMYIRKKRRMDRLRHQLLPVYTYDPSEELNEVEQEMLWKEEDTRVVQGWAKSYQQRRPLLTKDVNA